The sequence CGTTCCGCTCAGATCCGTAGTGATGATCTGGCCTGCCGCCGGCACGGCCAGCAGGAGCACTGCAATCAGCTTCGCTGTTCTCTTCATTCCGAGCCTCCGCCTGTTCCTTCGTCGCCACCGCGCCCGAGCGGTCCCTGTCCATGAAAGAATACACAAGTTCCGACCGGCGATTAGCTATCGATCGATATCCTTCGACCCTGAGCTCCATAATCGAGCGATCAGCGCGTCTTGAGGAGCAAAATGGTCTGATCGTCCTTCTGGGGTGCCCCTCCGACGAAGCCGTCGATCGCGTCGATGATCGCCTTGCGAAGCGCGACGAGCCCGAGACTGTGGTTGTCCCGAACCAGCGCGACGAGCCGGTCGTGGCCGTACTCCTCGTCCCGGCTGTTCTCGGCCTCGGTCAGGCCGTCGCTGTAGAGAACCAGCAGCGAGCCAGGTAGAAAATCTTCTTCCTGTGTCTCGTAGATCGAGCCCGGCATGATGCCGATCGGCATTCCGTTGGAAGCGAGAAAACTGATGTCGCCACCTCGAACCAGAAAGCCGGGATTGTGGCCCGCATTGACGTAGCGGACGCGCGCGGCATCGCGATCGACCGTCGCCAGAAGGAGAGTGATGAACTTGTTCTGGGACGACCACTTGTGAATGTGACGGTTGAGCTCGGTCGCGATCTCGCCAAGGTCCCGTTCCTCACCGAAAAGAACGTGAAGTCCCGCGTGAAATGCGCTGACCAGAATCGCCGCGGGCGTCGACTTGCCCGAGACGTCGGCGACACAAAGGCTGAGTGATCCGTCGCCGACCAGAACGGTGTGATAGTCGCCTCCGAGCTGCCGCGCGGAGCGCATCCACACCTCGGTTTCGAATCCCGTGTCGGGGTCGACCCGGACATTCGGGAGAATGTCCTGCTGGATCGTGGCGGCGAGTTGCAGCTCTCTTTCCATCGCCTGCTTCTCGAGCGCCTGACGGTGAAGACGCGCGTTTTCGAGGGCGATCGCGGCCTGGGAGGCAAAAAGGGAGAGGGTCCTGATGTCCCCCTTCTCGAACTCCCCGACGCCTCCTCGAACCTCCCGGTCGGCGGCCGCAAGAACACCGATCGTTCCTCGTTCGCTTCGAATGGGAACCATGACCGCGCTTTGGCATTCGGGAAACACTCTCACTGCAACGCTGCAGTCGCTCAAATTTTCGTTTTCGTCGACGAGCGCTGCCATCGATTCTTCGCCGAGGAGGTCTTCGAGGTCCTCGCGCGATACTTCACCGAATGAGCGATGAAGCTCGAATGAACGGGCGCGCCGCAGAAACAAAGCAGCGCGTCGAGCATTGAGTAGCGTCACGGTTCGCATCAGGATTTCCTCACTGAGCTCATCGAGGTTCAGCGTGGATGCGATCGACAGTCCGATCTCGTGAAGCGATTCGAGCTCGAGCAGCTGCATTTTCGACTGGAAATCGCCCTCTCGCATCTGGGACGCCATCCGCTTGTTCGCGATCATGACTGCGATCGGCGCAGCGATAGCATGCAGTGTGGCTCCGAAGCCTGCATCAACAGACCGGGCAGCAATCGCTCCGAATACCGATCCTTCGCGAGCGATCTGAGCGACCCCGGCATCGAGGGTTTCGGCTTCCGCCATCTGTTCGGGAGGATTCCATTCGGGGGATGCCGCGACGAGCACCGGTGCGGAGTCGACCGAGCCGAGCCAGACGGCCGCATCCGATGCGCCGAGCAGACGAGTCAGCAGATCGACGATGGCTTCCCCGAGGGCGCGACGGCTGGTCTCGTCATCGAGGGTGATCCGATCCAGCTGATTGAGGTGGCCGACGAGCTCGACAGCAGCGCTGGAAAAGCTCATCCGAAAGGAGCTCTCAGATCGACAGCTCTCCACGCGCCGAGTCCTCGTCTTCGAAGATCGATGCGTATTGAGCCAGACCCATGATCTGAAACGTTTTGTGGATGACGGGTGTCAGCGAACAGAACGCCACTCTGCCATCTTTCTCGAGCATTTTTTCCACAATTTCGATCAGAATGCTGATTCCGATCGAGTTCACGATCCGAGTCTGCCGCAGGTCGAGCAGCAGCGTCCGGACACCGTCGTCCATCAGCTGGTATGCACATCTGGCGATCTCCTCGCCACCGACGTTGTTGATGTAGCCCTGCGTGTGGAGAACCGCCCCGGCCCCGGAGCGATCGACCAATACCTTGCACGCCTCACTCATCGTCCTGCCTCCGTGCTCGTCTTCACCATGTGTACCGTCGTTCCATCGGAGCCCGAAAGGATTTCGATCTCGTCCATGTGCGCTTCCATGATCTGGAGACCCCACCCCCTCTTCCGGGGACCTGCGGGAAGTTTCGCCCTCCGAGCCCGAACCTCGTCAGGATTGAAACCCTTTCCATGATCAGTAATCCAGATGTCCAGTCGAACGTCCGTGGCAGTCGACGAGCCATTGAATCTTAAATAGATGCGCCCATCCTCGCAACAGGAGTGTTCCCGAACGTTGATGCAGGCCTCGATCAGAGCGTGGGCAATCTCGTCCACTTCTTCTTCGCTCATCCCGAGCTCACGAGCCAACTCCATCGCGGCGTCAGCCGCGGTCAGCTCGAAGTCGGGAACCAGCGGAAGCGCCAGCTCCATCTCACGTTCACTCACCATGGTCGTATTCGGTGCCCTGCACCGGCAATTCAGAACATCAGCAGGAGCGTGACCGCCCCCTCGAGCCACGCAGGCACGGCATCATGCCACTGCATCACGCCCAGAAACAACACGTTCGCCGACAGCAGACCCGCCAGTCCCCATCGGTCGCTCACTGCATCCTGAACCCTTTCCAACGACCTGACCATTGCGCTCATCTGGATCCTCCTCCGTTCGAGGCCAGTCCAGGAGCAACGGCACTGCCACGCATCCGCATGGCAACTCAGAGAGCTCAAACATCTGAATCTACAGGATTTAGTTAGTAACGACCCAAAATCAGCGCCGTGTCAAAAATCCCCATTGTTGGCATCGACACGGGGCAATGAGCGGCCAAGTGCCCTGTAAACAATGAGTTAGCGCCGCTTGGTCCGAAATGGCCCAATGTGGGGTTTCAAGCCCCACTAATCTTCCGGTAAACCGTCTTTCGATCCACCCCGAGCTGTCGCGCCGCTTCGGAAACGTTTCCATTGACTCGATCGAGCACTCTCTTCACGTAGCGTCGTTCCATCTCCTCGAGAGGAAGGATCTCGGCTCCCGCCTCGAGACCGCTCGGCGAGGGATCGGGCGCCCCCCCGTCGCTGGCGAAGGGGAGATCGTTCTCGTCGATCAGAGGATCGAGCGTCAGAGCGAGAGCGCCTTCGATGAGATTCTCGAGCTCCCTGACGTTGCCCCTGAAATCGTGATGCATCAGCTTCTGCAGCGCTTCCTGAGAGATTCGGACCCCGTGCAGGCCTTCTCTTTCGCCATACTTGTCGAGAAAGTATCGGACCAGCGCCGGAATGTCCTCCCGGCGATCCCGCAGAGGTGGAAGCTCGATCTCCACGACTCGGAGACGGTAATACAGATCCTGACGGAACTGCCCGCTCTCGACGAGCTCCTCGAGGTTCCGATGAGTCGCCGCGAGAATCCGGACATCGACCTCCACGCGGCGGCGCGCGCCGAGCTTCTCGATCTCCCGTTCCTGGAGCACCCTCAGAAGCTTCGCCTGGAGAGTCAAAGGGATGTCGCCAATCTCGTCGAGAAAGACCGTCCCTCCTGATGCGACCTCGAACCGCCCAGGGCGACCCTCGACTCCGGTCGCCACCCCCTTTTCAATTCCGAACAACTCCGCCTCGAGGAGTGACTCCGGGAGAGCGGCGCAGTTGATCGCCATAAAAGGCCGGTGACTGCGAGGCGAGTTGACGTGAATGAGCCGCGCGACCATCTCCTTGCCCGTTCCGGACTCGCCCCTGATCAGGACGCTGACCGGGCTCTCGGCAACGCGCGCGATCAGGTCGATCACACGCTGCATCGACGGAGAGTCCCCGATCATCAGCCGGTCGCGGTACTCCCGCTGCATCCGGCGCTTCAGCGCTCGGTTCTCATCCTCGAGTGACTCCCGGACCATCTCGAGCTTGTGAAAGTTACGTGAGTTGTCGAGCGCCGCGGCACCGATCGCGGCGACGGACTCGATGAATCGTCTGTCGTCATCGTTGAATCCTCCCGCTTCGCTCCCTCGCCTCTCCTTCCCCAGCAGGCCGATCGCACCCAGAATCATCTCTCCCGAGACCAGCGGAGCGACCAGAAGTCCACCCTCGATCTCGAACGGGTGAACCGGCGAGCTCACGCTCTCCTTGAGGACCATCGATCTCCGAACGGGCTCGAGCTCCATCCAATCGCTCTCGGGAATCCGAACGCCAGACCCCTTCGCATACTGCAGCCGCATCTGCTCGTCGATCGAAAAGACGAATCCAGCCATCGCATCGAGCGTCGACATCGCGCGCAGCATCAACTCCTCGAGCAGCTCCTCCTCCGGCTGAAGCGTGTTGAGCGCCCGGCCGATGTCGTGCAGCGCCTCGAGCTGCAGAAGTTTCTGACGCGTTTCGAAACGGGTTTCGCTCATTCGCCCCTCGCTCGACACACACCGAGCAGGTAATCACAGTTCCACAGCCGGTAAAACGGAGGCGACACCGAAAACAGCTCGATCCACACCTTTTGTGCTTCCTCCCACCGCTGCAACTTCATCAGGCTCCGCCCCTTGAAGTACATCGCTTTCGGCCTGAGGGGGCCGCTGTTCCCCGCCGTAATCACCTCGTCGAGGACGCCGATCGCCGCCTCCGGCTCCCCCTCTGAATAAAGACACACCCCCTTCGCGTACCCCTCCTTCTCGTTACATGGAGTCGCCGAGGCATAAAGGGGCACCATGAGGAAAATGGTGAGGAGAGTCGCCACATTTCGCATCACGTGCCCATGATACCCTCGACGCGACGGCGATGAAACTGACCATTCTCGGCTCAGGGCGGGGCGCTGGAGCGATCGGCGGACTTTTCAGCGCCTCCGGAGAGATCGAGCGGATCGGCTCGAGGCATCCGGAGACCGCGACCTCCCCCTTTCCCGGCGCCCCGCTGGTCACACTGGAGGAGGCCACGCGTCAGGCCTCGGAGCTCCTTCTGTTCGCCGTTCCCGACGACTCGATCCAACCAATCTACGAGGCTTTCCAGGACACGATTCCCGCGCGGACGGTGCTCTTCCACCTCAGCGGCTCACTGACGAGTGGCGTCTTTCACCGTCATCGCGGCTTCTCCCTTCACCCGCTCCGCGCGCTTCCCCCGGCCGGGAAGCGAGCCGATCTCGCCGACGCGCTCTTCGTATGGGAAGGCCACTCGGTCACGGAGGGGATCGCACGCGAGATCGTCTCGATGGCGGAGGGGCGCTTCGCCCCGATCGAGCCGACCCTGAAGACCCTCTACCATTCCGCAGCGGTCTTCGGAGCAAACTACGTGGCCGTCCTCGTCGAAGAGGCGAACCGGCTGATGGGCCAGGCCGGAATCGGCGACGCGCGGGGACCCGTCGGGGAGCTCGCGATCTCGGCGATCCGGAACTGGATGACCAGGCCGGAAGCGCCCTTTACCGGGCCTGTCGTCAGGGGCGACTCGGGAACGATCGAGGGGAATCTGGCTGCTCTCGAGCAACACCCCGAGTCCAACGAGCTCTATCGGCTCCTTGGTGCTCGCCTGATCGCTTTCATCGAGCAGGATGCACGGGACTCGCGATTGCAGTCCATCAGGGAACTTTTCCGTAGCGAGGGTGCGAGACCGCTGGCAGAGAGGGAAGAACCTCGCTAACATTGGGCGAACGAAAATGGTCTTCTTCAACTACGCAACGATGCAGATGGCTGCCAAGATCGTTTTTTACGGTCCTGGTCTCTGCGGCAAGACCACCAATCTTCAGCACATCTACAACAAGACGTCTCCTCACAGTCGCGGCGAGATGGTCTCACTCGAGACTGAAACGGACCGAACGCTGTTCTTCGACCTCCTTCCGATCGATGTTGGCGTGATCGGTGGCTTCAAGACCCGGCTTCAGCTCTACACGGTTCCGGGACAGGTCTTCTACAACACGACGAGAAAGCTCGTTCTGAAAGGCGCCGACGGGATCGTTTTCGTCGCAGACTCTCAGGCTCCGATGCTCGAAGCTAACGTGCAGTCGCTCCGCAACCTCAAGGCGAATCTCGAGGAGTTGGGGCTCGACCTCGACCGCATGCCGATGGTGATTCAGCTGAACAAGCGGGATCTCCCGAACGTTCTGGAACGGCAGTCGATGGTCGATGCGCTCGATCCCGAGCACCGTTTCGAGATCACCGAGGCCTCCGCGATCAAAGGCGAGGGAGTGTTCGAGACACTCAAGCTGATCTCGAAGCTGACCCTTCGAGCTTTGAAGGAGAAGATGAGCGGGCATGAGGAGCCGCTGGCAAAAGCATCCCGGCTCAACATCCGGGACTCGGGCAGATCCGGTCACGTTCCCGCCCCGGTGCCTCCACCGGCTCCCACGGTCGATCCTCGAAAAACGATGTCAGCACCCATCCCTCCTTCCGAGGCGAGCGAGGCCGCAGTCTCGAGCTCGCAATCGCTGGCTGCGGTCGAGGTCATGGAAGCGGAACCACCGCCAGAGGAGCTCAGACACGAACAGGAGCCTGTACACACCGAGCCCACGCCGGAACCGGAGCACGCTCCGGAAGCCGCCGAGCCTGTCAAGCGGATGAAAGTCCGATCTTCGGTCGACATCATGGCCGAGCTGGAAAGCCTTCGCCGAAAGGCGACCGAAGGTCTCGGCAGGCCGGGAACGTCGGCAACACGGCGAAGGGAGTCGAGGCAAAGTTTCGAAGGCTCCGTTCCGCCCGACGCAACAAGCCGCCTGGCGAGCGTCGAGGTCTCCTGGGTCGCAAAGGATGCCGACGGCAACCCGATCGAATCCGCCACGAAGAACTTTGAAGTCTCGCCGGACGAAGCCAGCCGCGTGATCGTGAACCTCGACATCAAGCTCGACTGATACTCGCGTGTCGGCAACGGTTCGCGCTAAACTGACCAGAGGGTCTCGGCAGTGAAGAGGAGGGAGAGGGGAACACCGTCGATGGATCGTCGCTACCGTTATTTCGATTTCTGTTTTTTCATTGCTCTGGTTCTGGGATCCGCGTGCTCGTCGAGTCGGCCGACGGAGCCTTCTCCGAGCAATGACCCCGACACTTTCGCGGCTCTGAGCGAAGACCTCGTCTCTGCGCACGCGAAACTCGATTCCGTCGCTGACACGGTTCCAATGCAATCCCCGATTCCCCGGTCAATTCCGCTTCCGACGCATCCGAGCGTGGAAGCGGCCGTTCGATACTTCGCCGGGGAACGCCGTTCGACGATCCAGGCCTCATTCGAGCGCTCTGCCGCGTACCGTGCAATGATCGACGCGGAGCTCCGCCGCCAGGGACTTCCTCCGGAGCTCGCCTTTCTTCCCGTGATCGAGAGCGGGTTCCGGCCCGATCTGACCTCGAGAGCCGGCGCGCACGGTCTGTGGCAGTTCATGCCGGCCACCGCGAGGGAGTACGGGCTGCGGGTCGACTGGTGGGCCGATGAGCGGACCGATCCGGTGCTCTCGACGCGCGCTGCGGCAACGTATCTTCGCGATCTCCATCGAATGTTCGGCGACTGGCCTCTGGCGCTCGCTGCATACAACTGTGGGCCTGGCCGGGTCCGCCGCACGATGGAGCGGGTTGGAGCCGATTCTTTCTGGGAGCTGATGGATGCCGGGGAGCTTCCGAAAGAGACTCGAGGATACGTCCCGACGTTCTTTGCCACTGCGATTCTCGCTTCGAGCCCGGATGACTGGAACTTTTTCGTACCCTCACCATCTGAAACACCAACGACCCCTTCGGTCGTCATTACCGGCCCTGTGTCGCTCGAGTTCCTCGGGCGTGAAGCGGGAATCGAGCCCGCGCAACTGAGGAAGCTCAATCTCGCTTTCCGGCGGGGCATCGTGCCTCCCGGCGACCATCCCCTTCGCGTACCGGGTTTCGCAGCCGCCACGGTCGCTTCGCGCGCCGGAAGCTGGCACCTTGCGGATCCGAATCTCGGAGTCTCAACCTACTCCCTGAGAAGTGGTGAATCGATCTCGTCGCTGGCGGTAAAACTGGGGCTGAACAGAGAGGAAGTTCAGGAAATGAATCAGTCGGTGAGCGGGAGAACGGTCTACCTTCCGATCGATCAACGGACGCTGAGCGCGACCCTGACGAGCGCCGCGCCTGTCCCCTCTCAAGCCCATGTCGTCGAGCCCGGAGACACGCTCTATTCGATTGCGCGCGCGAACGAACTTTCAGTCGAAGAGCTTCTCGAGATCAACGGGCTCGAGGAAAGCCACGTCATTCGGCCAGGTGATCTTCTCATCGTGGCTCTCATCGGAGCGATCTCGGGTCGGTGACCAGGCCGTCCGCCGGCTCCGCGCTCGACCCGGAGCTCGACCCGCCCCACGAGGTCCTCGAGATATCCGTCGAGCAGCTCTGGCGGCGAGCTTCGAGGCACCCTGAGGATCTCCGCGTAACCGCAGGGCGCTGCGTTTCGGAAGGCCGGAGTATCCGCGCGGAATCCCTCGATCCCCGTCACGTCACGCTCGATTCTGCCATCCCGCCACCGGGCGAGATCGCCGGGCTGATGTCGAACCAGCCGGGAGTCGAGGCGCTCTCGATTCACACTGTCGCCAGAAGAGTCTCGTCATCTTCCGGAGAGCACGAATCCCATTCCTCGACTGTGCTGGCGCGTACAGAGGACGGCGCGACGTTGGTCGCTGATCTCGACGATATCGGTGCCGCGCTGTCGATCGCCGGACCTCGCACCGGGAAAACCATTTCGGCGGAAAGGCTCGAGGGGCTTCCGCTTCTCTTTCTCTTCGGCTCCGGCGGAGTTCTGATTCACGAGATTGCCGGGCATCCCCTCATTGCGGGCCACAAACTCCCCAATCTTCCCGACTGGCTGACGATAACCGACGATCCGTCGATCCCCGGACTCGGCTTCCTCGGTGCCCGCGACGACTGCGGCCGGCCGACCCGAGCGGCCCAGATCCACCGCGGGGAGATCCCCGCTGCGCTGCGCCGCTCCTCGTTTCGCGATGTTCCACTCCCCAGGATGAGCAGTCTCGTCGTCGAGGGGAACGCGCCCTTCGAGATTCCTGACGATCGCATCGAGATCCATCTGATCGAGCATGGAGCCTGGGATCCCGATCGCGACGTCATCACTCTGAATGTTCAGCGCGCCGACGTTTTCACGCGAGCCGTTCATAAACCAGCGCCTCGCTTCACCATCGAGGCGTCCCGCAACGTACTCGCTGGAGCGCTGTCGGGAGCCCGAGGCCGCCCCGTCAGATATCCCGGGGTCATCTGTTCCGAGGAAGGGCAGCGCGTGCCGGTGGGAACTCGATCGGTTGATCTGCTCCTCGAAGGAGCTCCCATCCGATGAAAGGTCGGTACGAAAAAACGGGTACTGCGACCCGTGTCGAGCACAGCCGATTCGGAACATGGATCGTGCAGACCTCCGAGTCGGGTTCCTCCCACTTTGAAGGCGAGCGGTTCGTCTCGTCGAGTCACGGACCTCGAGATGCGGCGCCTATCGACTATTCGATACTGGCCACTCAGGCTTCGGAGCTGATCGAGACCCTTCCGGACGGTGTCAGCCTGCAACGGCTCGTCTTCTCATCCGGCACGGCTGATCATCGATATGACGATGGGACCGAATCGAGATCCTGGCGGGAAACTTCGTGGCGCGCGATCGCAGAGATGGGCAATGAGCGGCTCGGGCTCCAGCTCACGATTCACGTCGGTGGGGAGGGGGAGCCGGGCGCGTGGAGCGACGAGCTGCTGAGTTGCGCCCGGGAGCTCGCGAGACTCGAACCGCATGAGGGCCGCCCGGACCGCCCAATTCTGCTTCATCCCCGGGCAGCGGCCGGGCTTCTAGCAGCGCTCGGACAAGCCCACGGCGAGATCACCGTCGACGGCTTCCAGCAGGTTCCCTCGGAAAGACGGGATGGAATCGGTCGTCCGGTCGAGCCCTTCCGGCTGTCGGGCGGATCGGGATCCTTTCCCAACATTTTTCGCCCGAGCTACCGGTCGCGGCCGATGCCATATCCGATCGACGTCGGTTTCGATTCCGGAAGGTCAGTCGACCGCGAAGATCTCGCCGAAGCGGACGTGGCGGAAGCGATCGCTGGAGATGCCCGGCGCGACGATCGAATTTTTCTGACGGTGATGACCAGCGGAAGATCAGGCTCGGCCCTGTTCACACTTTCCGCCATGGCCGACGACTGGCTCCGATCGATCACTGCAAACGTCGGCCCGCTTCGCTGGTTTCCGGAGGGCACCGGCGTCTGGGCGGGTGGCCTGCTCGTCGATTCAGCTGAGCTCGACGTCCATCCGGCGCGTTCCGGGGTCGAATGAGATGATCAGTCGATGGACCTCGCCAGCGGCGAGGGTGGGCGGCTCGATCGATCGCCTCTCCTGAATACCCATCGACTCGACGACGATCCAGACCTCGATCTCCCGAATTCGTCTGTCGACCTGAGCGTAAGCTGCCACCTCGCGCGGCGAGCGTCGTTTGAGAAACCCCCAGCTCTCCGTGTAGAGATTCTCGTGAACGATCGTCTCCCCGTCGACCGAAACGACGAGGTAGCCGTCCGATACCGGACTGTTGAACAGCGTCAGGAGGGTTGCCTGGCCTTCCGTGCCGTTCGCAGAACCGCTACCCACGGCGGATCCGGACGGCGGAGGCGCTTCCCGGTTCCGCGCCTGTTCGACCTGGCGGTTGAGTCTGTCCTGGGTGAGCTGCAGATAGTTCACCGCTGCGGCCATCTCGGGATCGAGACTGAACGCCGCTTCGAAGTGGGGGATCGCCTTGGCGTAATCCCCGCTTTCGTAGAACTCCCTGCCGCTCTCGAATTCGATCCTCGCCTGGCTGAGTCGTTGCTCGTAGGAAAGGCGCGTCGCTCGAATGGTCTCGAGATCCCGCAGCCTCTTGGCGACTTCGCGGCTGTTCGGTGCGAGCTGGCGCAGTTCGAAGTACTTCTCCCAGGCGCCGTCGACGTTTCCACCCCGAAGCAGCTCCTCCGCCTCGGTTTGGAGCTTCCTCTGCTTCTGGACCAAGTTTTCGCGAGCCGTATCGACCGGCGGTACATCGACGCGTTGCAAGGTGATGGCTCCAACGGTGATTGCAATGGCAGCGAGAATTCCGGCGACGATCGACCAGAACAGGGCCGGCGGAATCTTTTCGCGAAATACCGGAGGAATGAGCTCGCGCGCTTTTTTTCGCATGCGCGGCGCGGTCGTCTTCCGTCCGTCGTCTTCGGCTGCTTCCTCGGGTGTTTCCATCTCGACCGTCGCCGCGGCCGAAGCGTCGCTCATGATCGTGTCATCGTCGAAGACGTTCTCGTCTTCCGACGTGCGCGCCGGCGCAGCCTTCCCGCTCACGAGCGCTCGCAGATCTTCGGCGATGAGCGAGGCGCGCTGGTAGCGATCCTCGGGCCTCTTTGCCAGACATCTCTCCACGACGCCGTCGAAGGACTCGGGAATTCGAGAATCCACGTTGCTCGGAGGCGTGTATTCCTCATGGACGATCTTGTACGAGATCGTCGTCAGCGAGTCTCCACCGAAGGGCTTCTGCCGTGTAAGCGCCTCGTAGAGACAGACTCCGAGGGAGAAGATGTCCGACCGGCCATCGACCTTGCCGCCCTTGACCTGCTCCGGAGCCATGTAGTTTGGCGTACCGAGAAACTGTCCGGTCATCGTGAGATTCGCCACGCTCGTCGCGATCTTCGCAATCCCGAAATCGGTAATCTTGGCGACGTTGTTGTCTCGGATGATGATGTTGGCGGGCTTGACGTCGCGATGAATGATTCCGCGTTCGTGGGCGAAATCGAGGGCCTCGGCGATCTGCATCATCACCCTGGCGACGTCCGTATGCGAAAGAGGCCTTCCCTGCGCGAGGATCTCCTTCAGATTCCTCCCCTCCATGTACTCCATCGCGATGAAGGAGCCCCCGTCCTCCGCCGTTCCGATGTCGTACACCGACACGATGTTCGGATGCGTGAGAATTCCGGCGGCCTGCGCTTCGCGAACGAAGCGCTCCTGGAATTCCTTGACGTCTTCTTCATCGGCGTGGGCGGCCGCCCGCAACGTCTTGAGCGCAACCAGACGCCCGATCACCGGATCCTTTGCAAGGTAGACGACCCCCATCGCGCCCTTGCCCAGGTCGCGGATGATCTCGTACCTTCCGTATTTCAAGTCATTTCCTTTCCGAGTACGCACACTCCCAGCCGACAGGGCCCCGGGCGCCGGAATTCAATTATCTTCGCTCCGCCGTCGCCCGGCAAATGACTGCAAGGAGACGGCCGCTTTCCACTATGATTCACACCACACCCGCGGAAGGAGGAACCTGAATGAAAGAGTACCCCACCGAGAAAATCCGCAACATCGCCTTCGCCGGTCACAGCGATACGGGAAAGACCACGCTCGTTTCCCTGCTACTTTTCAACGCCGGAGCGACCACCCGGGCCGGCTCGATCGACGACGGAACGACGGTCACCGATTTCGACGAAGACGAGATCCAGATGAAACATTCGGTCTCGGCTGCGACCGCCTGGGCCGAGCACGAGGACACCAAGCTGAACCTGCTCGATACTCCCGGCTACGGCGTCTTCCTCAATGAGGCCAGATGCGCGATTCGAGTCGCTGATACGGTCGCGATCACGGTCTCGGCAGTCAACGGACCCGAGATCAACACCGAGCGCGTCTGGAAGATCGCCAATTCGATGGAAACTCCCGTCGCCTTCGTCGCGACCAAGATGGACCGCGACCGTGCAAACGCCGAATCGCTGATCGCCGCGCTCCAGGAGAAGTTCGGCAAGAGCGTCGTCGCCGCGCAAATGCCGATTGGAGCCGAGCGCGACTTCAGGGGCGTCGTCGATCTCGTGGAGATGCAGGCATGGGTTTATGAAACCGACGGCTCCGGCAATTATGAAAAAGTGCCGATCCCGGACGATCTCAGGGATCAGGCGAACGCCTGGAGAGAAACGCTCGTCGAGAAGATCGCCGAAAGCGATGACTCTCTGATGGAACGATTCTTCGAGGAGGGGACCCTCACACAGCAGGAGATCGAGGACGGCATCCGCCGGGAAATGATCGCCCGTTCGATCAATCCCCTCTTCTTCGTATCCCCTTCTGCCAACATCGGCGGTCATGCTCTCCTCGAAGCATTCGTCCGTACCTTCCCCTCTCCCGACCAGCTTCCAGTTCGAATGGTCAGGGAAGGTTCGCTCGACGACAAACCGGTCGCACTCATCTTCAAAACCATCTCCGATCCGTTCAGCGGCAGGATCTCGGTTTTCCGCGTTTACAGCGGAACACTGAGCTCGGACACCCCCTACTTCAACTCCACGCGGGACCACGATGAACGATTCGGCAAGCTCCAGATCGTTCAGGGAAAACAGCAGGAACCCGTCGGCTCACTGCACGCCGGCGACATCGGCGCAGTCGCCAAACTCAAGGATTCCCACACCGGCGACACGATCACCGGCAAAGGCGCCGGAGTGATCCTCGATTTCGTCGACATACCCGAGTCGACCATCTCCTTCGCGATCGAGCCTAAATCGAAAGGTGATGAAGACAAACTTTCGACCGCAATCAGCCGGATCATCGAAGAGGACCCGTCAATTCGCTTCCGGAGAGACGAGCAGACGCACGAGTTTCTGCTTTCCGGACAGGGGCAGCTCCACGTCGAAACGGCGGTCAACCGGCTCCGGAACCGTTACGGGGTCGACGTCATACTCCACCCTCCAAAAGTT is a genomic window of Acidobacteriota bacterium containing:
- a CDS encoding elongation factor G, which gives rise to MKEYPTEKIRNIAFAGHSDTGKTTLVSLLLFNAGATTRAGSIDDGTTVTDFDEDEIQMKHSVSAATAWAEHEDTKLNLLDTPGYGVFLNEARCAIRVADTVAITVSAVNGPEINTERVWKIANSMETPVAFVATKMDRDRANAESLIAALQEKFGKSVVAAQMPIGAERDFRGVVDLVEMQAWVYETDGSGNYEKVPIPDDLRDQANAWRETLVEKIAESDDSLMERFFEEGTLTQQEIEDGIRREMIARSINPLFFVSPSANIGGHALLEAFVRTFPSPDQLPVRMVREGSLDDKPVALIFKTISDPFSGRISVFRVYSGTLSSDTPYFNSTRDHDERFGKLQIVQGKQQEPVGSLHAGDIGAVAKLKDSHTGDTITGKGAGVILDFVDIPESTISFAIEPKSKGDEDKLSTAISRIIEEDPSIRFRRDEQTHEFLLSGQGQLHVETAVNRLRNRYGVDVILHPPKVPYLETVRAKVNAHGRHKKQSGGHGQFADCKITLEPLPRGSDFEFVDEIFGGSIPRQYIPAVEKGIQEVRTQGYLAGFPVVDFRVRLTDGQFHAVDSSELAFKIAGAMAFKDAMSRAKPTLLEPIMHIEVTSPSEYIGDLMGDLTSRRGRMEGMETEGETQIIRAHIPMAEVLTYGSTLRSITQGRGSFHIEFSHYEEVPKNLQQKIIAEAQAPAHSE
- a CDS encoding transglycosylase SLT domain-containing protein; translation: MEAAVRYFAGERRSTIQASFERSAAYRAMIDAELRRQGLPPELAFLPVIESGFRPDLTSRAGAHGLWQFMPATAREYGLRVDWWADERTDPVLSTRAAATYLRDLHRMFGDWPLALAAYNCGPGRVRRTMERVGADSFWELMDAGELPKETRGYVPTFFATAILASSPDDWNFFVPSPSETPTTPSVVITGPVSLEFLGREAGIEPAQLRKLNLAFRRGIVPPGDHPLRVPGFAAATVASRAGSWHLADPNLGVSTYSLRSGESISSLAVKLGLNREEVQEMNQSVSGRTVYLPIDQRTLSATLTSAAPVPSQAHVVEPGDTLYSIARANELSVEELLEINGLEESHVIRPGDLLIVALIGAISGR
- a CDS encoding protein kinase; amino-acid sequence: MKYGRYEIIRDLGKGAMGVVYLAKDPVIGRLVALKTLRAAAHADEEDVKEFQERFVREAQAAGILTHPNIVSVYDIGTAEDGGSFIAMEYMEGRNLKEILAQGRPLSHTDVARVMMQIAEALDFAHERGIIHRDVKPANIIIRDNNVAKITDFGIAKIATSVANLTMTGQFLGTPNYMAPEQVKGGKVDGRSDIFSLGVCLYEALTRQKPFGGDSLTTISYKIVHEEYTPPSNVDSRIPESFDGVVERCLAKRPEDRYQRASLIAEDLRALVSGKAAPARTSEDENVFDDDTIMSDASAAATVEMETPEEAAEDDGRKTTAPRMRKKARELIPPVFREKIPPALFWSIVAGILAAIAITVGAITLQRVDVPPVDTARENLVQKQRKLQTEAEELLRGGNVDGAWEKYFELRQLAPNSREVAKRLRDLETIRATRLSYEQRLSQARIEFESGREFYESGDYAKAIPHFEAAFSLDPEMAAAVNYLQLTQDRLNRQVEQARNREAPPPSGSAVGSGSANGTEGQATLLTLFNSPVSDGYLVVSVDGETIVHENLYTESWGFLKRRSPREVAAYAQVDRRIREIEVWIVVESMGIQERRSIEPPTLAAGEVHRLIISFDPGTRRMDVELS
- a CDS encoding GTPase domain-containing protein, translating into MVFFNYATMQMAAKIVFYGPGLCGKTTNLQHIYNKTSPHSRGEMVSLETETDRTLFFDLLPIDVGVIGGFKTRLQLYTVPGQVFYNTTRKLVLKGADGIVFVADSQAPMLEANVQSLRNLKANLEELGLDLDRMPMVIQLNKRDLPNVLERQSMVDALDPEHRFEITEASAIKGEGVFETLKLISKLTLRALKEKMSGHEEPLAKASRLNIRDSGRSGHVPAPVPPPAPTVDPRKTMSAPIPPSEASEAAVSSSQSLAAVEVMEAEPPPEELRHEQEPVHTEPTPEPEHAPEAAEPVKRMKVRSSVDIMAELESLRRKATEGLGRPGTSATRRRESRQSFEGSVPPDATSRLASVEVSWVAKDADGNPIESATKNFEVSPDEASRVIVNLDIKLD